The Deltaproteobacteria bacterium sequence GGGAGATCCCCGGGCCCGGCGGCGTGGCGGCGGCGGATCCTTCCAGGAGCTCCGGCCGGGCCGCGCGGACGAAGTTGACCACGCCCGCCGTGACGAGCCCCTCGACGATCCCGATGGCCAGGTGGATCGGCTGCATCATCAGCAGGAACGTGCCGAACGGGAGTTCGGATTTTCCCGACAGGAGCGTCTGCAGGACGACCGAGAATGCGCCGATCTGGAGCCCCGCGATCCCGCTCGCGAACGACGCGGCGAGGATGCGCCGGGGGCTCCGGCCGCCCCCCGCCAACGGCCTGTAGACGAGAGGGAATACGACGAAGCAGGGGTAGACCCCGAGGTTCCAGATGTTGCACCCGAGGGCGAGCAGCCCCCCGTCGGCGAAGAAGAGCGCCTGGACCGTCAATACCGAGGCCATGACCAGGAAGGCGGCGTGCGGTCCGAGAAGAACCGCCAAAATCATCCCGCCGCCGAGGTGTCCGCTGGACCCGGTTCCGGGGATCGTGAAGTTGATCATCTGGGACGCGAAGATGAAGGCGCCCAGCGCCCCCATCAGGGGGATCTTCCGATCGTCGAACCGGTCGGAAAGGGTTTTCGACGCGTAGCCGATCGCGCCGACCGCGCCGGCCCAGAACGTGCCGCCGACCGCGGGAGAAAGCAACGCGTCCGCCATGTGCATGCCGCACCTCCCCCAGGAGATGGTAACACGAAAAATAATCCCGTGTTACCGAGGGGGGCGAAATATCGGGAGGGGGAATCCGGTGCGGCGCGCTACCCGAGGGCCTTCCCCTCGGAGGTCGCGGAGAACGTGCCGTGCTGGACGCCCCGCGTTCCGATCAGGCGGTCGGAGATGCTCTTCAGGAGGGAGGCTTTTCCCCGAAGCACGAGGACCTCGAGGCAATGATGCGGGTCCAGGTGGATGTGGAGGGTGGAGACGATCGCCTGGTAGTGGGCGTGCTGAAGTTCGGTCAGTCGTTCCTCCAGCTCCCGGGTTTCATGGTCGTACACCAGCGTGAGCGTACCGACCGCATCGACGTCTCCGAGCTCCCACTGTTCGCGCACGAGGCTGTCCCGGATCAGGTCGCGGATCGCCTCGGACCGGTTGGCGTACCCTTTGCCGCCGATCAGCCGGTCGAACTTCGCCAGCAGCCGTTCGTCGAGGGAAACGCCGAATCGCGTGACGCGGGGCACGCGGCGTCCTCACTTCCCCAGCTTTTCGGGGATGGGAAACTCCCGCCCGCAGTGGGGGCAGATCACGGTGTCGCCGGGGCTCCACGGCTTCGCCGCCTTCGTGGAGGCGCACGCCGGGAGGATCAGGGACAAGAGGAGCAGCAGCGGGAATACGGTGCGGGATCTCATCGGGACGCCTCCTTGGGGGGCCGTCGGGTCATCTTATTCGTGGATCTTCCCGGGGTTTCGCGCGACCCGCATATTATAATCGCCGGGACGACGAGTCCTAAGGGAAAAGGGAGGGAGCGATGGATAACGGGAGACTGCTGGCGTTCGCGGAAGATCTGGCTCGCGGGGCCGGGGAGATCCTTCGCAGGAACTA is a genomic window containing:
- a CDS encoding energy-coupling factor ABC transporter permease, with the translated sequence MHMADALLSPAVGGTFWAGAVGAIGYASKTLSDRFDDRKIPLMGALGAFIFASQMINFTIPGTGSSGHLGGGMILAVLLGPHAAFLVMASVLTVQALFFADGGLLALGCNIWNLGVYPCFVVFPLVYRPLAGGGRSPRRILAASFASGIAGLQIGAFSVVLQTLLSGKSELPFGTFLLMMQPIHLAIGIVEGLVTAGVVNFVRAARPELLEGSAAATPPGPGISLRNIVTGFIVLAFVTGGALSWFASARPDGLEWSVGKVAGKAEPPRHDRGIAAAIGGLQERTAMLPEYGFKPSPGESREKKGEGRAWPAVDAGTSASGLIGGLTVLATALGIGWAIRAFRRNRSASP
- the nikR gene encoding nickel-responsive transcriptional regulator NikR, giving the protein MPRVTRFGVSLDERLLAKFDRLIGGKGYANRSEAIRDLIRDSLVREQWELGDVDAVGTLTLVYDHETRELEERLTELQHAHYQAIVSTLHIHLDPHHCLEVLVLRGKASLLKSISDRLIGTRGVQHGTFSATSEGKALG